Proteins encoded by one window of Lycium barbarum isolate Lr01 chromosome 11, ASM1917538v2, whole genome shotgun sequence:
- the LOC132620123 gene encoding uncharacterized protein LOC132620123, which yields MLPTWRMRALARRFILGLKPELHRDTNTAAQNDKITISKILAFVQGNETRLQEEEEALEKQKDREFNKRAKSITSAPSQRSNFNQKGRSFGTSGSQSQANVINRGFQHPTCNTCGKENSGVCHSGMDGCFGYGQLGHFLRDYPLPRQNTRGNSNVAQSTNSIAPQNSQAQQGRGVAKSRNTGHGQNRLYALSGHQDTETRGDVVIIFAGRATTVEDYSVHNFAIAGRRSSLWSLLMASSLVIYRSINVYNTLKYSNLSQHSVKKYFTKVPKSSVASSSQPNQEANAHHSEIPLPSSQKFDLSTLNYDPGERTPILDYHPNHRDVIRRAYLINGPCQPRLLQHEYPQTNISRSMRRFNSEWFDDVYHDWLEYSVSKDAVYCLYCYLFKGYNTNQGGGEVFSTIGFKSWQKKKNLGKHIGLPNSPHNQSKKKCQDLLRVQQSIHFALEMQFSQFKHAYWVRLSASVDVVRLLITQGLAFRGHDESKSSLSRGNFLQILSWYAKKCDNIRDYVLEHAPQNDQMTSPIIHKDIVRACKIETIKAILEELNGDYFSLLVDESFDVSRKEQMAIVLRYIDRNGFVMERLLDIVHVQDTSVLSLKRAIANLLAQHSLSLSYVRGQCYDGESNMQGEINGLKMLIRQESRSAHSIHCFAHQLQLTLVAVSKKCIQVGKLVVLVSNILNVLGSSFKRMDEFRDSQKERIQEALDLGELTTGRGLNQELGLSRACDTRWGSHFKSFNNFILMFGSILNILESLVLDARLLDERAKAMGYLEASRTYEVAFMLHLMSDVLAITNELNKCLQKNEQDLANAMLLVEVAKIKLQAYRDEELDSLIARPYVISLRSQRRLGDNTVSHHYRVEVFCNIIDWQLQELKDRFGEATTDLLHGISCLNPIDSFSSFDIRKIMKMAKLYPDDFNEFNIGSLENQLASYIIDVRDVDERFSNLKGLCDLSKKLVQTKKHSNYPLVFRLVKLALLLPVATASVERAFSAMKFIKNDLRSQMSDDFFSGCLVPYLEKDIFDNVSNDVVIKTFQDMKPRRVQL from the exons atgctCCCCACGTGGCGTATGAGGGCCCTGGCTAGAAGGTTTAtacttgggcttaaacccgaATTACACAGGGATACCAATACGGCTGCTCAGAATGATAAGATAactatttccaagatactggcatttgtgcaaggtaacGAGACTAGGTTACAGGAAGAAGAAGAAGCCCTGGAGAAGCAAAAAGATagagagttcaacaagagggctaaGTCTATTA CTAGTGCCCCATCTCAAAGGTCCAATTTTAATCAGAAGGGTCGAAGCTTCGGGACATCAGGCTCACAGTCACAGGCCAACGTGATCAACCGTGGTTTCCAACACCCTACTTGCAACACTTGTGGTAAGGAAAATTCAGGAGTATGCCATTCGggcatggatggttgttttgggtATGGTCAGCTAGGTCATTTTCTGCGGGATTATCCGTTACCAAGACAGAATACTAGAGGTAACAGTAATGTAGCTCAGTCCACTAATTCAATAGCTCCTCAAAATTCCCAAGCTCAGCAGGGGCGTGGTGTAGCAAAGTCTAGAAATACAGGCCATGGTCAGAACCGTCTGTATGCACTATCAGGACATCAGGATACAGAGACTCGTGGAGATGTTGTCATAA TATTTGCGGGCAGAGCTACAACTGTTGAAGATTA TTCTGTCCATAATTTCGCCATTGCTGGCCGTCGGTCATCTCTCTGGTCTCTGTTAATGGCTTCCTCG CTTGTTATATACAGAAGTATAAATGTTTACAACACTTTAAAATACAGTAACTTG TCTCAACATTCAGTAAAGAAGTATTTTACCAAAGTACCGAAATCCAGTGTAGCTTCTTCTAGTCAACCTAACCAGGAAGCAAATGCCCACCATTCAGAAATACCATTACCTTCTTCTCAAAAATTTGATTTGAGTACTTTAAATTATGATCCGGGTGAAAGAACCCCAATCTTGGACTATCATCCAAACCATCGTGATGTTATTAGAAGAGCATACCTTATTAATGGTCCTTGTCAACCTCGATTGCTTCAGCATGAGTATCCTCAAACGAATATTTCTAGATCAATGCGTCGTTTTAATTCTGAATGGTTTGATGATGTATATCATGATTGGTTGGAGTATAGTGTTAGTAAAGATGCAGTCTATTGTTTGTATTGTTATCTATTTAAAGGCTACAACACTAATCAAGGTGGGGGTGAAGTATTTTCAACTATTGGGTTTAAGAGTTGGCAGAAAAAGAAGAATCTTGGAAAACATATTGGTCTACCGAACAGCCCACATAACCAGTCAAAAAAGAAATGTCAAGATTTATTGCGGGTACAACAGTCTATTCATTTTGCACTTGAGATGCAATTTAGTCAATTTAAGCATGCATATTGGGTCCGGTTAAGTGCTTCAGTTGATGTAGTAAGACTTCTTATAACTCAAGGATTGGCATTTCGAGGTCATGATGAATCTAAATCATCACTTAGTAGGGgtaattttcttcaaattctctCATGGTATGCGAAAAAGTGTGATAATATTCGTGATTATGTACTAGAACATGCTCCTCAAAATGATCAAATGACTTCTCCAATAATTCATAAAGATATTGTCAGGGCTTGTAAGATAGAAACAATTAAAGCTATTCTTGAGGAATTAAATGGTGACTACTTTTCTTTACTAGTTGATGAGTCTTTTGATGTGTCACGCAAGGAGCAAATGGCTATTGTCTTACGATATATTGATAGAAATGGATTTGTGATGGAGCGGCTTCTTGACATTGTTCATGTTCAAGATACTAGTGTTTTATCTCTAAAGAGGGCAATTGCTAATTTACTTGCTCAACATTCCTTAAGTCTATCATATGTGCGTGGACAATGTTATGATGGGGAAAGCAATATGCAAGGTGAAATCAATGGCCTTAAAATGTTGATTAGGCAAGAAAGTAGATCGGCCCATTCCATTCATTGTTTTgctcatcaacttcaactaaCTCTTGTTGCGGTCTCGAAAAAATGTATTCAAGTGGGAAAACTTGTagtattagtttcaaatattttgaatGTATTGGGATCTTCTTTTAAGCGTATGGATGAATTTCGAGATTCTCAAAAAGAAAGAATTCAAGAGGCATTAGATTTGGGTGAGCTTACAACCGGTAGGGGCTTGAATCAAGAACTCGGTCTTTCAAGAGCTTGTGATACGCGTTGGGGATCTCATTTTAAATCTTTCAACAATTTTATTCTTATGTTTGGCTCTATTCTTAATATTCTTGAATCACTTGTTCTTGATGCACGATTATTGGATGAAAGAGCCAAGGCAATGGGATATCTTGAAGCAAGTCGAACATATGAGGTTGCGTTCATGTTGCATTTGATGAGTGATGTTTTAGCAATCACAAATGAGCTTAATAAATGCTTACAAAAAAACGAGCAAGATTTGGCAAATGCCATGCTACTTGTTGAAGTAGCAAAAATAAAGTTGCAAGCGTATAGGGATGAAGAATTGGATTCTCTTATTGCTAGG CCATATGTTATCTCTTTAAGATCACAAAGGAGACTTGGTGACAATACAGTCTCACATCATTATCGTGTTGAGGTATTTTGCAATATTATTGATTGGCAACTTCAAGAACTTAAAGATCGTTTTGGCGAAGCGACGACTGATTTGCTTCATGGAATTTCTTGTTTGAATCCAATTGACTCATTTTCAAGTTTTGACATCAGGAAAATAATGAAAATGGCTAAATTATACCCTGATGACTTTAATGAATTCAATATAGGTTCTCTTGAGAATCAACTTGCAAGTTACATTATTGATGTTCGTGATGTTGATGAAAGGTTCTCCAATCTAAAAGGGCTTTGTGATCTTTCAAAAAAATTAGTACAAACAAAGAAGCATTCAAATTATCCTCTTGTATTCCGCTTAGTGAAACTTGCTTTGCTTCTGCCGGTTGCCACAGCATCCGTTGAAAGAGCCTTTTCAGCAATGAAGTTTATCAAGAATGACTTGCGGAGTCAAATGAGTGATGATTTTTTTAGTGGTTGTTTGGTGCCTTATCTAGAAAAAGATATATTTGATAATGTTTCTAATGATGTTGTTATTAAGACATTTCAAGATATGAAACCTCGTAGAGTACAATTGTAA